A region of the Mycobacteriales bacterium genome:
GCTGGGGGTCTTCGGCGCCGGCGGCGTCTCGCGCACGACCGGCGGCTCGACCGGCTCCGGCTCGGCCGGCTCCGCTTCCTCCCCGTCCTTGCGCGGCTCGACGGTCACCGCCACCCGGATCGGCCGGCCGAACTGGCCGGACAGCAGCTCGGCGATGAGCGGCCGGTACCGCGTGTCCAGCAGCTCCTTGGTGAACTCGTTCGGCGCGGCGAGCAGCGCGGTGTCCTCGACCAGTCCGACGGGGCGGGTCTGCTGGATCCAGGCGCGGTTCTGCGGGCTGAGCCCGCCCTCGCCGAGCGAGTCGACCGAGCGTTCCCACACGGTGGCGAGGTCGAGGGTGTCCTCGGGCACGGTTCCTGCCTTCACTTCCCCCGGGGGAGCCTGCGACGGGCTTGTCGCGGGCGGGTCAGGGCCACTGGTCCCTCCGTCGTCCACACCGTCGTCCACATCCTGTGCACGAACGGGTGCGGCGGCGGCGGCACGTTCCCGGGCGGACCGGGACGAACCGGGACGTCGCGCTGGGTGCGCCCGGGACTGCTCGTTGTCACGACCAGGTCTCGGAACCGGGGCCGCCGAACGGACCCGGCGCGGGCACCGCGTCCGGGGACCGGACGAGCGGCGGGGGAAGCCGGCGCCGGGGGAACATAACAGCGGCCGAAGCCTGTGGACAAGGGGTTCTCCACAGGTCGCGCGGTGCGTCTCCGCTGGCGTAGGGTGACGTCGATCTCCCTGCCGTACGGCGTGTCGCGAGGGCTGTGTTTGACCCTCCCGGGCAGCGTCCGTATCGTAGGGAGGTCTGTGCGCGCGCCGACTCCGGCTGCGCCACCCCCTGAACCGTCGTGGAGCCCTCCCGTGAGCAAGCGCACGTTCCAGCCGAACAACCGCCGCCGCGCCAAGACGCACGGCTTCCGGCTGCGCATGCGCACCCGGGCCGGCCGCGCCATCCTCGCCGCCCGGCGCGCCAAGGGCCGCCGCGAGCTGTCGGCCTGACCCGGCGCGTGCTACCCGCCGCCGCCCGGCTGCGGCGCCGCGAGGAGTTCACCGACGTCGTCCGCCGCGGCCGCCGTGCCTCCCGCGGGCCGCTGACCTGCCACCTCGCCCCCGGCGACGCCACGCCCTGCCCGCAGGTGGGGTTCGTCATCGGCAAGGTCGTCGGCCCCGCCGTCGTCCGCAACCGGCTCCGCCGCCGGCTCCGCCACCTGCTCCGCGCCCGCCTCGCCACGCTGCCCCCCGGCACCCGGCTGGTGGTGCGCGCCCGGCCCGGTGCCGGCGAGCTGGACAGCGCCGCGCTCGGCTCGCTGCTCGACGCCGCCCTCGCCAAGCTGGCGGCCGCGTGACCGCGCTGCTGCTGCTCCTGGTCCGCGGCTACCGGCGGTTCGTCAGCCCGCTGCTGCGGCCGCGCTGCCGGTTCCACCCCTCGTGCAGCGCGTACGCCGAGGAGGCGCTGCGCACCCACGGCGCGTACGGCGCCTGGCTCGCCGTCCGCCGCCTCGGCCGCTGCCACCCGTTCCACCCCGGCGGGTACGACCCCGTTCCGGACGTCCCCGCGGGCGCCCCCCGCCGAGCAGGAGCCGCCCCGTGAGTGCCGCCTTCCACGCGTTGTTCGGGCTGATCGCGCAGGCGATCGTCAAGCTGCACGACTACGTCACCGGCCCGGTGTTCGGCAAGGACAGCGGCCTGTCCTGGGCGCTGGCGATCGTGCTGCTCACCGTGCTCGTGCGCGGGTTGATGTACCCGCTGTTCGTCAAGCAGATCAAGACGCAGCGGACCATGGCGGCGTTGCAGCCGAAGATGGCCGAGCTCAAGGCGAAGCACAAGAGCGACAAGGAGACGCTCAACGCCGAGATGATGAAGCTCTACAAGGAGCACAACGCCAACCCGTTCGCGGGCTGCCTGCCGATGCTCCTCCAGATGCCGATCTTCATCGCGTTGTTCCAGGTGCTCAAGCAGCTCGAGCCGCAGCTCAAGGACGAGGTGTACGCGTTCCCCGAGAAGTTCGGCCTCACCGTCGAGACGGCCCGCAGCCTCGGCCGCGCCAAGATCTTCGGCGCGCCGATCGGCGCCGGCTTCAGCTCCCCGGCCAAGCTGCTCGCGTTCCTCGACGCCACCGCCACGCCGGTCAAGGTCGTCGCGATCGTGCTCATCGTCGCTATGAGCGTCACGACCTTCCTCACCAGCAAGCAGATGATGGGCAACAACTCCGCGGCCACCGCCGACCCGGCCCAGCAGACGCAGCAGAAGATCCTGCTCTACGTCATGCCGGCGTTCCTGGCGCTGTTCGGCTTCAAGGTCGCGATCGGCGTGCTCATCTACTGGACCACCACGAACGTGTTCAGCCTGGTGCAGCAGGCCGTCGTCATGCGCCACCTCGGCCCGGTCGGCGCGCCGCCCAAGGGCGGCGCCGCCCCGGCCAAGTCGCGCCCGCTCGCCGACGGCGGCGGCAAGGCCGCCGGCAAGCGCGCCGCGACCACCAAGCCCGCCGCCGCCGGGGCCACGACCGGCTCCGGCACCCCCGCCGCCACCCCCGCCGAGGGCGCGCCCGCCGCGCGACCCGGCGGCGCCGCGGCCCGCCGACCGAACAACCGCAACACCAAGCGAGGAAAGGGGCAGCGCCGTGGTGGACGACGCTGAGGCGACGATCGAGGCACCCGAGGGCGCCGAGACCGTCGCGGAGAGTGCCGGCGCGGCCGGCGGCACCGCCGGGGGCGACGACGCGCTGAGCGCGCTGGAGCACGAGGGCGAGGTCGCCGCCGACTACCTCGAGGCGCTGCTCGACATCCTCGACATGGACGGCGACCTGGAGCTCGACATCGAGGGCGAGCGCGCCTCCGTCGCGATCGTCGGCGACGGGCTGGACGACCTGGTCGGGCAGCGCGGCGTCACGCTGGAGGCGTTGCAGGAGCTGACCCGGCTCGCCGTCCTCCAGGAGACCGGGCAGCGGTCCCGGCTCATGCTCGACATCGGCGGGTACCGCGCCCGGCGCCGCACCGAGCTGGTCGCGCTCGCCAAGGCCGCCGGCGAGCGGGTCGCCGGCAACGGCCAGGACGAGCGCCTCGCGCCCATGACGCCGTTCGAGCGGAAGGTCGTGCACGACACGATCGCCGGCATCGACGGCGTGATCAGCGAGTCCGAGGGCGAGGAGCCCCAGCGCCGGGTGGTCGTCCGCCCTGCCTGAGCCCGTGCCCGACCTCCCGACGGCCCCGCCGGTCCCCGACCGCGCGGGGTCGTCGGCGTTCGGCGACCTGCTCCCCCTCGCCGTGCGGTACGCCGCCTGGCTGGCCGGCGCCGGCGTCGAACGCGGCCTGCTCGGCCCGCGCGAGACGCCCCGGCTGTGGGACCGGCACCTGCTCAACTCGGCCGCCGTGGCGGCGTTGCTCTCCCCCGGCGAGACCGCGATCGACGTCGGCAGCGGCGCCGGGCTGCCCGGCATCCCGCTCGCGCTGGCCCGGCCGGACTGCGCGTTCGTGCTGCTGGAGCCGCTGGCCCGGCGGGCGGCGTTCCTCGACGAGGTGGTCGCCGACCTGGGGCTCGGCCCCCGGGTGCGGGTGCTGCGGGCGCGGGCGGAGGAGGCGGCGCGGCTGCCCGATCGGTACGACGTGGCCGTCGCCCGGGCGGTCGCGCCGCTGGACCGGCTCGCCGGGTGGTGCCTGCCGCTGCTGCGGCCGGGCGGGCGGCTGCTCGCGCTCAAGGGGGAACGTGCCGAGGCCGAGGTCGCTGGTGCCCCCGGCCTGCGCGCGCGGGTCGAGCGGGTGGGCCACGCGCTGGTGGACCCACCGGCTACTGTCGTCGTTGTCGAACGCCCCCGCCCCGGGGGGCGCCGGAAGGAGTCGCGGTGACCGCCGTCACGCCGGGCCTGGGCTGGCCGGTCGCGGAGCGGGACGACGGGGTCGCGGACGTCGCGGCCGCCCCCTCGGACCTGGGCTGGCCGGTGGCCGGCGCCACCCGACCGGAGCCCCCGGCTGCGGCGGCACCCGCCCCGGCTGAGGCGCCCACCGTGACCGAGCCGCCCGCCGCCGACCCGGTGCCCGTGGACCCGGCCGAGGAGGCGACCGTTGCGGACGCCGAGGAGACCCCCAGGGACCGGGAGCACCGCGAGTCGCTGGTCCGGGAGGCCATGGCGCGGCTGGCGGCGGCCACCGATGTTTCACGTGAAACGACCGCCGTGCAGACGGACGTCGTTGTTTCACGTGAAACGCCGAAGGTGGACCTGAGCGCGTGGGAGCAGGACGACACGCCAATCGCGCGCGCGGCGGCTCGTGCGGTCCGGGCGGCGCGTGAGCCGTTCCCGAAGCCCGCCCAGCCTCGCCTCCTCACGGTCGCGAACCAGAAGGGCGGCGTCGGCAAGACCACCTCCACGGTCAACCTCGCGGCCGCGCTCGCCCAGCGGGGGCTGACCGTGCTCGTGCTCGACCTCGACCCGCAGGGCAACGCCTCCACGGCGCTCGGGATCGACCACGCCGAGGGCAGCGCGTCGATCTACGACGTGCTGGTCGGCAACCGGCCGCTCGGCGAGGTGGTGCAGGACACCGCGCTCCCCGGCCTCGCCTGCGCGCCCGCGACCGTCGACCTGGCCGGCGCGGAGATCGAGCTGGTGTCGGTCGTGGCCCGCGAGTCGCGCCTCAAGCGGGCGCTGGAGCGGTACGACCGGGCGTTCGACTACGTGTTCATCGACTGCCCGCCGTCGCTCGGCCTCCTCACGGTCAACGCGCTGGTGGCGGCGAAGGAGATCCTCATCCCGATCCAGTGCGAGTTCTACGCGCTGGAGGGGTTGAGCCAGCTCCTGCGCAACGTCGACCTCGTCCGTAGCCACCTCAACGAGCCGCTGACCGTGTCCACAATCCTGCTCACGATGTACGACTCGCGGACCAAGCTGGCCGAGCAGGTGGCCGACGAGGTGCGGGCGCACTTCGGCGACCTGGTGCTGGAGACGGCGATCCCGCGCAGCGTGCGCATCTCGGAGGCGCCCGGGTACGGGCAGACGGTGCTGACGTACGATCCGAGCTCGCGGGGCGCGCAGGCCTACGTGTCCGCCGCGCGCGAGCTGGCCGAACGGGGCGCACGGATGGAGGCAGGGTGAACCAGCCACGACGCGGCGGCCTCGGCCGCGGCCTCGGCGCGCTCATCCCGACCGGCGCGGGGGCCGCGTCCGTCGCGGAGGAGCCGGGCGGCGGCACGGTCAACGGCGCGCGCTTCCGCGAGATCCCGCTCGACCAGATTGCGCCGAACCCGCGCCAGCCGCGCGAGCACTTCGACGAGGAGGCGCTCGCGGAGCTGGTGACCTCGATCAAGGAGGTCGGCCTGCTCCAGCCGGTCGTCGTCCGCGAGGTCGGGGACGACCGGTACGAGCTGATCATGGGCGAGCGCCGGTTCCGCGCCTCGAAGGAGGCCGGCCTCACGGCGATCCCCGCGATCGTGCGGGAGACGCCGGACGACGCGCTGCTGCGCGACGCGCTGCTGGAGAACCTCCACCGCCAGCAGCTCAACCCGCTGGAGGAGGCGGCGGCGTACCAGCAGCTCCTCGAGGACTTCGGCGCGACGCACGAGCAGCTCGCCGAGCGCATCGGGCGTTCGCGCTCGCAGGTCACCAACACCATCCGCCTGCTCAACCTGCCGCCCACGGTGCAGCGTCGCGTCGCCGCCGGCGTGCTGACCGCCGGCCACGCGCGCGCTCTGCTCGGCCTGGACGACGCGGAGGCGCAGGAGCGGCTGGCCGGCCGGATCGTCGCGGAGGGGATGAGCGTCCGCGCGGTCGAGGAGGCGGTGCACCTCGGCGACGTCGGCGCCGCGCCGCAGGCGGCGCCCCGGCGCGCGACGCCGCGCTCGCCCGCCGCGGCGGACCTCCAGTCCCGGCTGTCGGACTACTTCGACACGCGGGTCAAGGTCGACCTGGGCCGGCGCAAGGGGAAGATCGTGGTCGAGTTCGCGTCGCTGGACGACCTCGAACGCATCGTGGAGATCATGGCGCCGGACCTCGCGGAGGACCCGGCCCGATAACCGGCCGCGGGCGGTTATCGCGCGGCGGCGCGTTCCAAGAGGTCGCGGCAGAGCGCGCCCAGGTCCAGCCCGGCCGCGGCGACCGCCATCGGCACCAGGCTGGTCTCGGTCATGCCGGGGGAGACGTTCACCTCGAGGAACCACGGCGTGCCGGCGCCGTCGACGATCAGGTCGGTGCGGGACAGGTCGCGCAGCCCGAGCACCCGGTGCGCGGCGACGGCGACCGCCCCGGCCGCGTCGAGCGCCCGCTGGTCCAGCCGCGCGGGGGTGTAGTAGTCGGTGGCGCCGGCGGTGTAGCGGGCGGCGTAGTCGAACAGCCCGTCCTTCGGCACGATCTCCACCGGCGGCAGCGCCCGCGGCGGCCCGTCCAGGTCCACCACCGAGACGGCCAGCTCCACGCCCTCGACGAGGCGTTCGACCAGCGCGGTCTCGCCGTAGGAGAAGCAGTGCACCATCGCGGCGGGCAGCGCGTCCGCCGTGGGCACGACGGTGGCGCCGAGCGCGGAGCCGCCGGAGGCCGGCTTGACGACCAGCGGCAACGGCAGCCGCGCGAGCAGCCGGTCGAGCACCGCGTGGGCGCCGAGCTCGCGGAACGCGCTGTGCGGCAGCGTCACCGAGTCGGGCGTCGCGACGCCCGCCGCGCGGAGCAGCCCCTTGGCGATCGGCTTGTCGAACGCCACCCGGCAGGCGTGCGGCGACGACCCGGCGTAGGGCACGCCCGCCAGGTCGAGGACGCCGCGTACGGCACCGTCCTCGCCGGGGCCGCCGTGCAGCGCGATGAACGCCGCGTCCGGACCCCACTCGCCGAGGAAGCCGAGCAGCCCGGCGTCGGCGTCGTGCAGCTCCGCCTCGACGCCGGTGGCGCGCAGCGCGTCGACCACGCGGCGGCCGGAGCGCAGCGACACGTCCCGCTCGAACGTCAGCCCGCCCGCGAGCACGACCGCCCGCCGCACGCTCACCGCACGTCCGGGGCGGGGGCGTCGCCGCCGCGGTGCGGGTGCGGCGGCTCGACCGCCGGGCCGAACGTCGCCCGCAGCTCCTGTTCGGCCTCGAGCACCCCCGCGAGGCGGCGGACGCCCTCGCGGATGCGGTCCGGCTCCGGGTAGCAGTAGGAGAGCCTCAGGTTCGAGCCACCGAAGCCGTCGGCGTAGAACGCCGTGCCGGGGACGTAGGCGACCCGCTCGGTGACCGCGCGCGGCAGCATCGCCTTCGCGTCCAGCCCCGGCGGCAGCGTCACCCAGGTGTAGAACCCGCCCGCCGGGTGCGTCCACGTCGCGCCCGGCGGGAAGAGCTGGGCGAGCGCGTCGAGCATCGCGTCGCGGCGTTCGCGGTACAGCTCGCGGAACACCTTCACCTGGTCCTGCCACGGCTGGGTGCGCAGGTAGTCGGCGACGACGAACTGGGTGAAGTTCGGCGGGCAGAGCACCGACGCCTCGGCGGCGAGCACCAGCTTCTCCCGGACGGCGTGCGGCGCCAGCACCCAGCCGACCCGCAGGCCGGGCGCGAACGTCTTGGAGAACGAGCCCAGGTACAGCACGCCGTCCGCGGTCCGCGCCCGCAGCGCGGGCTCCGGCTCACCGTCGAAGCCGAGCAGGCCGTACGGGTTGTCCTCCAGCACCAAGATGTCGTGGAGCTGCGCGATCTCCACCACAACATCTCGTCGTTCGCGGGAGAGCGAGACCCCGGCCGGGTTGTGGAAGTTCGGCACCGTGTAGAGGAACTTCGCCCGCCGCCCCGCGGCCGAGAGCCGTTGCAGC
Encoded here:
- the rpmH gene encoding 50S ribosomal protein L34, with translation MSKRTFQPNNRRRAKTHGFRLRMRTRAGRAILAARRAKGRRELSA
- the rnpA gene encoding ribonuclease P protein component produces the protein MLPAAARLRRREEFTDVVRRGRRASRGPLTCHLAPGDATPCPQVGFVIGKVVGPAVVRNRLRRRLRHLLRARLATLPPGTRLVVRARPGAGELDSAALGSLLDAALAKLAAA
- the yidD gene encoding membrane protein insertion efficiency factor YidD; amino-acid sequence: MTALLLLLVRGYRRFVSPLLRPRCRFHPSCSAYAEEALRTHGAYGAWLAVRRLGRCHPFHPGGYDPVPDVPAGAPRRAGAAP
- the yidC gene encoding membrane protein insertase YidC codes for the protein MSAAFHALFGLIAQAIVKLHDYVTGPVFGKDSGLSWALAIVLLTVLVRGLMYPLFVKQIKTQRTMAALQPKMAELKAKHKSDKETLNAEMMKLYKEHNANPFAGCLPMLLQMPIFIALFQVLKQLEPQLKDEVYAFPEKFGLTVETARSLGRAKIFGAPIGAGFSSPAKLLAFLDATATPVKVVAIVLIVAMSVTTFLTSKQMMGNNSAATADPAQQTQQKILLYVMPAFLALFGFKVAIGVLIYWTTTNVFSLVQQAVVMRHLGPVGAPPKGGAAPAKSRPLADGGGKAAGKRAATTKPAAAGATTGSGTPAATPAEGAPAARPGGAAARRPNNRNTKRGKGQRRGGRR
- a CDS encoding R3H domain-containing nucleic acid-binding protein, whose product is MSALEHEGEVAADYLEALLDILDMDGDLELDIEGERASVAIVGDGLDDLVGQRGVTLEALQELTRLAVLQETGQRSRLMLDIGGYRARRRTELVALAKAAGERVAGNGQDERLAPMTPFERKVVHDTIAGIDGVISESEGEEPQRRVVVRPA
- the rsmG gene encoding 16S rRNA (guanine(527)-N(7))-methyltransferase RsmG; this encodes MPDLPTAPPVPDRAGSSAFGDLLPLAVRYAAWLAGAGVERGLLGPRETPRLWDRHLLNSAAVAALLSPGETAIDVGSGAGLPGIPLALARPDCAFVLLEPLARRAAFLDEVVADLGLGPRVRVLRARAEEAARLPDRYDVAVARAVAPLDRLAGWCLPLLRPGGRLLALKGERAEAEVAGAPGLRARVERVGHALVDPPATVVVVERPRPGGRRKESR
- a CDS encoding ParA family protein, giving the protein MARLAAATDVSRETTAVQTDVVVSRETPKVDLSAWEQDDTPIARAAARAVRAAREPFPKPAQPRLLTVANQKGGVGKTTSTVNLAAALAQRGLTVLVLDLDPQGNASTALGIDHAEGSASIYDVLVGNRPLGEVVQDTALPGLACAPATVDLAGAEIELVSVVARESRLKRALERYDRAFDYVFIDCPPSLGLLTVNALVAAKEILIPIQCEFYALEGLSQLLRNVDLVRSHLNEPLTVSTILLTMYDSRTKLAEQVADEVRAHFGDLVLETAIPRSVRISEAPGYGQTVLTYDPSSRGAQAYVSAARELAERGARMEAG
- a CDS encoding ParB/RepB/Spo0J family partition protein, with translation MNQPRRGGLGRGLGALIPTGAGAASVAEEPGGGTVNGARFREIPLDQIAPNPRQPREHFDEEALAELVTSIKEVGLLQPVVVREVGDDRYELIMGERRFRASKEAGLTAIPAIVRETPDDALLRDALLENLHRQQLNPLEEAAAYQQLLEDFGATHEQLAERIGRSRSQVTNTIRLLNLPPTVQRRVAAGVLTAGHARALLGLDDAEAQERLAGRIVAEGMSVRAVEEAVHLGDVGAAPQAAPRRATPRSPAAADLQSRLSDYFDTRVKVDLGRRKGKIVVEFASLDDLERIVEIMAPDLAEDPAR
- a CDS encoding D-alanine--D-alanine ligase; translated protein: MSVRRAVVLAGGLTFERDVSLRSGRRVVDALRATGVEAELHDADAGLLGFLGEWGPDAAFIALHGGPGEDGAVRGVLDLAGVPYAGSSPHACRVAFDKPIAKGLLRAAGVATPDSVTLPHSAFRELGAHAVLDRLLARLPLPLVVKPASGGSALGATVVPTADALPAAMVHCFSYGETALVERLVEGVELAVSVVDLDGPPRALPPVEIVPKDGLFDYAARYTAGATDYYTPARLDQRALDAAGAVAVAAHRVLGLRDLSRTDLIVDGAGTPWFLEVNVSPGMTETSLVPMAVAAAGLDLGALCRDLLERAAAR
- a CDS encoding PLP-dependent aminotransferase family protein, which translates into the protein MTGVNLDPFGDRYAARTRGMTASEIRALFAVASRPEVVSLAGGMPYTAALPLDAVAAAVADLVATRGPVALQYGSGQGDPELRELICGVMALEGITASPDDVVVTVGSQQALDLVTRIFCDPGDVVVAEAPSYVGALGTFASYEADVVHVPMDDAGLVPEALDETLQRLSAAGRRAKFLYTVPNFHNPAGVSLSRERRDVVVEIAQLHDILVLEDNPYGLLGFDGEPEPALRARTADGVLYLGSFSKTFAPGLRVGWVLAPHAVREKLVLAAEASVLCPPNFTQFVVADYLRTQPWQDQVKVFRELYRERRDAMLDALAQLFPPGATWTHPAGGFYTWVTLPPGLDAKAMLPRAVTERVAYVPGTAFYADGFGGSNLRLSYCYPEPDRIREGVRRLAGVLEAEQELRATFGPAVEPPHPHRGGDAPAPDVR